Within Vicia villosa cultivar HV-30 ecotype Madison, WI linkage group LG1, Vvil1.0, whole genome shotgun sequence, the genomic segment CCACTAGCTCTCTATATAGAACCACCTTAAAAGGGTCCATGAGGCTCATATCCATATGGGGATAAAGGAGGGCTACTCATTTTTTCACTTCCTCAAAGTAAAAAACAGAGGCCTTCACAGAGTCGTCCATAAGTTGTGAAACCCACTCCTTTGTACTATCAAGAGTACTATGAGCTTCCTCGAGCAACTTCCTTAAGCCCCCCACCTTTACATGCTAATATGTACCTGAGTGGCCACTCCTTCAGCCAACACCTTCAGATCATCCCTTATCACCTTCATCTGCTTTAGCGCCATCTCACCTTCTCGAGTGCACTTTTCTAGGTTAATTGTCCTTGGCATCATTCTTCCTAGGGTATCAAAGTGTTTTTCTCTTAGAACTTTACCCATCAAGAAACATCTCGTAAGTCAGGCCTCCAACAAGGCAGATATTTGGGTGGGAGGTATAACAGAAAGCATATGATAATCACCTATGAAGTTCCTAGGGAAGGAAAAGAAATGATCGGCAAAATCCACGACATTAAAAGGTGTGGTCGTTCCACAAAGAAGGTTCACAAAGGAACAGAGTCTCCATTAATCTCTCCGCCTCTTGGTTTCTCGTTGGCTCAGAAGAAATCTCGTCCCTCATAGGAACCTTAGGAGGACGAATCTTTATCGCTCGAGAAGTTTCACCTTACGCCGTCCCTTGAGTGTCAACGCCACCGCGAGCAAAAGACAACATTGTGTGCTGCTGGGCCTCATGCATCTTCACCAGGCGCCCTTTTTCTCATCGTGGGGCACCACCATCATCTCTCATGTATATTAAAAACTGTTAGAGTAAGCCCACACaacataatataaataaaagtattttttttcttacCTAAGTTCTCCTCTACTCCGTTGTCGTCTTCACGATCATGGTCGATAAGGATGTTGGAATCTAAGGGTCGAAAGCTATCAAAAACCTGAATCACCTTGCAGTCCAAAGGAGAAAGGACACGAGATTCCACCCTCCCGGTGAATTTATAATCAGGAGTCCAAGATAAAGGAAACAAAGGCTTGTCTCCCGCTCTCATGATAACAGGGAAAATTATCCTTCCTATTATCTGTACAAACTTGTCTTTTCCAATCCTTATAAGGACTGGCAAAGGGCTTAAAAAATGTACCTCAGGAAAAGGGTGCAAGGTTACCCATCCACTGTTGGGAAGAAACTTCGTTCTATAGAAATACAAAAGTACCCTAATCGAAGGAGACGCCCCCAGGTTGCAACAAATTATTTGAATAGTCTTGAGTATACTTCATACATTTGGGGTAACATGGGGACATGCCACATTATTGGTAGTTAAGAACTCTGTTTCGAAAGAAGAGAAAGGGGCCAAGACTCCTAACTCGTAGATAACAAGAACATGAAGATAGAAGTAAAGAGGTGAAGGATCACTAGATGTGTCCATGTATTCCCTCTCATCTCTCGAGCAATGTTCCATGATCACGTCCCTCTCTCGTCCCGTACTGGAGAAACTAATGCCATGACAAAACTTCATAATCATGTCTATAGTGGAATATAAGGAGGAAATGTCCTTGACATGGATGAACGTAGTTTTCTTCACTATGTTTGGCAGAAGTGAGGGTTCGAGAGAACAAAATCTAACACAGAAAAGTtttttatgaaaagaaaaaagaagtgaaGTAATTCTTCTGAAAATATATAGAAAGTACAAGGAAATTGGCTCAACATTCACCCAATAGATTTTCACCAGATGCCACGTGTGAATACGAGAAGTAAATTTGCCTTCCTAAGAAACAACATCATAAGGTCCACAAATGCTACATGAGCCTCTTCCCCTCGAACACTCAATTTGGCCAAAGGGACTAGCGTTTTGATGTCTCAAAAAATGACTTCAAAACAGATACATTTTTTCCAAGCTTGTTAAAGGCCCACGAATTCAAGCGCCTTAAGGCTGAGGAACTCGGTCTTTGCTAAAGGGCTTGTCTATTTTTTCACTCGCCCTTCGCTGAGGGACTCGCTCATTAGGGAGAAGCATTCCCGCCAAACGAAATTGTTCTCAGTCAAGGAAACTATCAAAGGGACGAGGGGCGTATTCCGAAGAGGGGAAATTAGTTTTTAAACAATTCTCCCTTTAAAGAAAAGTTATTGTGCTTTAGAGACTGTGTAATGTTATATTTGGTAAAATGTGAGACTAGGGCGCCCTCGCCTAACAATTGGGCCACCTAGACGAAATTTAAGGGATTCTCCCGAGAGGTTCCCCGAACATGGGAGTCAAGTAAGAAAGAGTCCCGCTGACTCCTAGAAGATAGGCGGTCAATAACCTCTCCTAGTAAGAGGGGAGCAGTTAAGACCACATCAAGGAGTTGAAAGTATTAGGTGCCGAAAACTCTTATAAATACATTTCTCCTCTAAGAGAATGGACAAACTCTAAGTCATACACACTCTCTACTACTCCAAGAGCATTATGCTCCCTCTAACCGCCCATCTGCAATCAAGTAGCACCGGCCACCAGTAGGGCCTCAAACCTCACGTGAGCTGGTCCCATAAATAGCCTTAGATACCACCATACAGGACTTCTCGCCGCCGTGAACAAGCCCTCACTATGTAAACGTGTTATGTACCTACAAAGGCCTCTAAGTCTCCCTTCCTTTATAGGAAAACACGCACACATGTACTTTTTATCAATATAAagcttatttattttcttgttcCATGCTCTTTGAGCATACTTCAAACCATATGATGCCTTGTAGGGTCTATGCAACATATCCTCCTTATCTTTAATCTCAAACCACATAAGCTAATTAACAAAGATAATTTAATGGTACATTTAAAAATGCTAACTTGACATCTGAATGGAATAAGGGTCAACTTCTACAACAAACCAGAGCAATGATTATATTGATAGTCTCATGTCTAGTCACATATGAGAAAACTTCACAATAATATAGGCCTTGTCTCTACAAGAGCCTTTTGCTCAAAACTCTTGCCTTGTGCTTCATaacttttccttcaaaatttatTTGAGCTTGTACACCCACCTTAAATCAATATCCTAGTTGGTTTACTTCGTGAGCTCTTAATTCTATTATCTTTGTCCTTCAAGCATAGCATCTTTCAACACTTTCTCTTTCAATGCTACCTTTTTTAAGTCAATAGGCTCAACATTTACAAACGGTCTATAGTGTAAAGTTCACAATACTCATTTGTAACATTGTCAAGGATAACATAAAAGTCATATATTCTCTTCTTAGGAAGTTTCATATTATGTGAGGTCTAGCTACAAGTTGAAAGCTTTTCATCTAAACTAATATTAAGCACATCAATTTCAATAACATCTATTGTCTCACTATCACTCGCCTTGGACACCATTTTTTTTGCTATCAATCCAAAGTTTCTTCTTCCATCACCTTATCATCTTTATTAACCTCAGTTTTGTTTAGCACAATATTATACAACATGTATGCACCAACCCTATTATAGCCAACAAAGATGACTAGTTCACTTTTATCTTCTGGCCTTTTCCTCCTTGCATCAGGAATATGCTTAAAGAAAAATGACCCAAATTATATTCTCGAGTGAATCCCAGTATGCTTCCTTCCTAACCAAAATTTTGTAGGGAGTGGCTTCACACCTATGGTCACATGTTTATACACCTCATGAATAGCAAAAATCACTTTCATTTGTCTAAACCATCTATCCGAATTATTGTCATCAAGAATGGGAAGGTTAGCATGAAAACTGTCATTTCCTTTAGCCAAGATTTCTCACATGATCTTTCTCACTTCTTGAAAGATTAAGACCTCATTTGTTCCTATAAGCTATAAGATACCAACTTACCAAAGTTGGGTTAAATCAATTTATATCTGAAAGAAGAATTTGAGAGAGGGGAGTTTATGGAATTAATAGTAGAAGAATGAATACGTGATTTCAAGCATTGGTTATGCATTTATATAGGTTTTAGCAACACTCAAACCAGTTTACTTGTGATGCAAGTAAATCACTAGCCAAAGCTAATTAAACTTAAAGTAACCTCTAACTTACCAATTAACTTGTAACTAACATAACTACTAGCATAAACTAATTCTATAGTTTAAATTACATCTAACAAAAATTACAATgacaaatatattaaaatactTGAAAAAGATGCAAAATAAACATTACTAAAAAAAACAGCAGATTGTAATGATTTTCACACTATTCTTTCCACTTTGTATGCATATCAATCAAACAATGTACAACACAAAATTGTTTCTCCAATGCATATACCAAATGTACAAAACAAAAGTATTGTCCTATGACTCAACTAGTACAATTATTACACAACTAATTCCTTCTTAAGGGATCTATACACCTTTCTATCAATCCTGCATACATAATGTAGACCAACAAGAAGCTCAACAATTGCAGCTTCAGTTTTTGTTTGGTTTGCAAAATAAAGAGTTTGTACAAGTAAAACATTTGCTTTCAAACAAGTATGTTCCTTCTCAAAATTCCTCTCACAATGCCACTTTACCATGTTGTTTGCAAGTGGACCTAACCACTCCAATATCTGAGTTACTACCACATTCCATTCCACTTCAAGATTATCACTTTTCACAGTAGCATACCATTTAAGCTTACCCCTTAAAGCCGTTCTTATAGTCGTCGGTAACTTATCGTATAGATCGTCTCTCATTCGAAGATTGATCTTATTCGCGCGAGGCGATGATACTATCTTCTCTATTAATACAATCACATTTGCATAATGTAGAGCTAAACCTGCATCTCCAAGTGTTGATGGAACCGGCTTTaacttctccttgagagatagttTGATATAAACTCTAGTTCTATGAAAGAGAGACGGTTTATCAACTACCGATTTCGCGTTGACATCGATGTTTTTCCTCGTAGAACCTCCGTGTGAATCGTTGCGAACCAATATGCAACCTTTGAATGATCCAATATATTTCAATTGCTTGCCTTCCAAGGGAAGAAGCCTTTCATATGAATCTTGTGAATGAAGCAGCTGTtgctctttcttctttttcttgatCTTGTTCTTTCTTCCAATAGGCCCCGAAGAATATTCGTTTAGATTCGTCTCCGAAGGATGAACCGATGATTGCATGACATTGAGAGCGGGGAACGAATGGTTGCGCCCGAGACGATTAATACTATTGTTCATTGTTGTTGAGGAATCATTTTGTTGGTTTTCAATAGGCAAATGACTATTTCCAAACACAAGTATGATTCTCTCAAGAATTGTGAACAATGATCTTGCTAACAATCTAACAACATAATCATAACTTTTACTCCAAGGAGATAAATCTCTAATATTCTGCACTTGTTGCCTCTGCCACACAACCTTCTTCTCAAACTCTATCAACTTCGTCTTGTTAACAACATCGCGATATCGATTCAACTTCATTCTCCTTAAAGTTTGTTCACACTCAGCCAACACTTCAATCTCCTGTGACAAAAGAGACATAGAAGCAACAAATCTCTCCATTTTCTTCACCTTTCTCTCCATTTTCTTCCATCTATATTCCCAACCTGACCATTGAGCATAATTCTCAAAAGGGTTATGAACAAAACTTTCATAGCTTTGATATATTGGATCCTTACACCTTTTTCCTAACCTTGCCACAGATTGTGTTAGAGATTGAAAGTTATTGAGTATCTCATTCCATGTAAGTTCCATCAAGAAATATTCATCATCAGAAACAAGCATTTTGACACCAACTGAATTCACTATCCATTCTCTTAGGTTCATTACTTCATTGTCACTCAAAGAATGCCAAAAGTTCACCACTTTTGACATCAAACCTGCAACTTCAAATGACATGATTCCAACTCCATCCTTTTCATCTGAACCACGTGAAACAGGCCAAATCCCACCGAGCCATGTCATGTTTACTGTTTCACCTTTCATTGATCCAATAGAAAAGTTAATCTGAATATTAACAACAGAAAAAACACATTAGAAACTCAAAACATAAAAGCTATGTATAATATACAGAAGAACGTACGCTTTAAacaagagagggagagagagagagagagagagatattagAAAGATACCCTTTAAGAGAGAGAGAGGTGAAGAGGTATTGTTGTGAAGGAGAAGAAAATGAGGAATTGTtgtagagaaaagagaaaaatgtAAGGTGAAACACACGTGGATGTGGAATGATGACAAAGATCCGGTCAAACCGAGGTACGAATGTGGGACATATGTTATGTCTTTTACAAAAACGTGGATTTATGTTACTGTTGGCAGTGGTTGATTGCGTTTGGTAATTGCCAACTAATAATTGGATTCTTCTTCCTTTGTCTGTGTGGGGTCAACATGAAGGCATGCAACACaagatttcatttatttattgcaAAGAGAGACACGAATGTTGTAGATAAAAAAACTAgtaaatttttcaattttaaattgaAATCAATTCAACACGAAAGTATTCAATATTGAAAAGGAAAATGATATTCCTACGTCCATATGATATGATACACAATACTGTACTGTATTTTACTATTCAGGAACTGAATAAGACTAAcagtaaaatattataataataaaaaaaaaatttaaaatataaaaattattattttttattttattttttattaagataTATCAATATAAAAATGTGTGATTAATCAACTATATAACTTCAttgatcaatattttatattttattaatcaatttttttattattaaaaattatttttaatatctaagtgttaattaactaacttcatcacttcattaatcaattttttatattttattaactaactttgttttactactaaaaactacttttaatatttaagttattaaccaacttcattacttcattaatcaattttttatatttcattattcaattttattttactaataaaAGACATTGTTCTATGCACTGTGCACGATCATTATTCATGATCACTGTTTATGGTACTATTCATTGTTTACCGTATTTATGAATATTAAGTACAGTGTAATGTATGATGAGCAACGCGACTTTAACACCAAGATGACACTAAATACTTACACCCGACTACTATTCACCGTGAACATTGTAACAATACCCGTGAATAGTATATGAATAGTAACTTTTAGCGGTAAATAAcagttggttaatgaaatataaaaagtTAGTTAATGAAATAGTGAAGTTGGTTGATAAACactcatatattaaaaataatgtttactagtaaacaaagttggttaatgaaaagtaaaatatttgttaataaaATTATGAAGTGACTTAAAAAACGTCCAGATatactataaatattttttagttgTAAAATAAAGTTGGCTAATAAAATGTAAAATGTTGATTAATGAAATTATGAAGTTGGTTAGTAAATGtctagatattaaaaataattttagtagtaaaataaaattgattaataaaatataaaatattggttaataaaatatgaagttggttaataaatgtccagataataaaattaatttttaatagtaaaataaaattggttaataaaatataaaatgttggttaataaaattatgaaattgattaatcacacaattttatatcagaattctttaatttaaaaattaaaaaaaatgatatatattttttaattttttttattattataatattttagtgtatttatgtatttatgaacaataaaataaaatacgaaaggaaaataatatttttgaatctaTGATATTTGTGTTTAAATCAATTAGACATGCTAGTTTTACATCCTCCAAAAACAATATTAAAGACAAACTTTGTACGAAAGGAAAATGCCATCATGTTGTGACTTTTCTCTGGTGGAGTTTTTGGATTTTGGTGAACACTTGGTGAAAGACAAAGAAAgagtattttatattttttttcaaaagaaaacaaagaaagagtATGAGTCCATTGCGGTTTGCCGCAGTCATTGTTGTAGTTGTTGGTATGCGTACGTTTTCTTTCAGTTTCCGTCGTTACATTGTACCTGCCATAGTTCGGAAATTTTGAGGAGCATATACCTCTAATCTACAATGTATGTATACATCAATTGGTGAAATCATTTTGGTAATGTGTTGTGCAGTTAGATCAATTTGTTAGATAGATCAACAATATTGGATCTTTGGTGGCTAAAAGAGTCTTGTAAAAATAAATGGCATAACAAGATAATAATACTGACCTTTTTTAATTCAAAAAGATTTGCCATTAACATTGTCCCATATTCAATTTATGTTAGTCTAAAACAGCTACAACTTTTCTTCTATTTAAATATTGTATACCAGAACAGAAATAGGTGAGAGATTGAAGATGATCATCGATATTTCTAATACAATGATTAAGGTCTTTGGAGGTACATGCAAGAGTAATAGTCCAACAATCAAATGAGAAACTGAGAAAGGTAGAGTTGttgcaagtgtgagtaagtgaATATTTGGGCATCACTCAAAGATGATTAGAATTGTTCTCGGTTGATCTAATGTGGAGTACAAATGACCTTTGAATGTAGATCAACAGTTGAGATGAGGAATGAGGTCTTGCCCCTGTATATggttggaaatgagtcgagtcgaactcgtcTCAGTTCGGCTCGACTAATTAAGAAATTTTCAGCTTAAATATCGGCTCGAGTTCGTCATGAACTTTTTTTTCAgttcaaactcgactcgttagaAGTTCACGAATAATTTAGTTCAACTTGTTTGCTTCACGGacttaaaagtcatttttttaaGTCTATTCTTTgcctattattattttttaaataaaaaatatgaaaaaaataaaatttataagattggaatttatacgatgttgattttatttgtataactattttaaaaaatattttgctcacttgagaatataaattatcaattaaaatcgttagattaaaagaaaatataaggcAAAGATTTAGAACAAATCTTTAAATCTACtcttaaaaacaatataattcaTCTCTTATATAATCGAGttaactcatgaacctaacgaatCGAACTATATATAGTTTAAgctcagctcatttagttaataAACTTAGTTTTTAAGTCATATTCAACTAATTttgttcatgaacctagttcaacgatttaattgtcGAACCGAGTTCCAAATTATTTTTGAGTTGGTTCGGCTATTTGTTAGCCCTACCCCTGTATAATGCTCCCGATCGGAGGTTTTACCGTGGTCTCTATCACCGTGGGGTTCATGGTTTTTAAAATGTTGTATCGAGGGTCTCGTCGATATTTTTGTGATATCGGGgttctttatttcacattttgtttACGCAGATCGACAGGAATTTGGCTATAGAAACTTCCTCTTGCACGAGAATTTTCTCTTGGCTTTATCAAAGATAAGAATTGGAAGAGGTGTAGGGTCAAAAGATACTAAGGTACTCTAAACATAGGTCTTTCTCTCTTATCTTGGTGTTCTGTAACGACTAACACACTTTCGCATCAAACAAAATTTGACCGTGAAAATTCGCAAGAATTTAAAGTCAAAAACAATAATAATGTAAAAAGCTATGACCAAACCTCTAGACGTTTaaataaaatgatttaaattttgtttcaaataaaaaatattaattggaGCCTAAAGTCAACAACATGACTCTAATCGTGTTGTTGTGCATATCTTGAGGTAGAATTCTAAGATATACAAAATATAGGAGTTTTTCCACTCTCAGACCTCTAACAAATTTTTAGaacaacaaaaatatcttttgaACATGGTTTTAAATTGAGGAACGCAACACGTGATGCGGCCGCAATATTGCGGTTGCGGTAATGTCTGTATCCGCATCAGACTGCGATTACGGTGTAATTGCAAATCACAATAAAACCATATTATAATGTCGCAACAGCCGCATCATAACACCACAATAGCTGCATCAATTCGCATAAGACCACATTAAATTATGTAATGCTCgcaaaaattatttgatatacTTTCCTTTTTATGTATATCATAGATTTAAAGTATGTTTTAAAAAGATTAGtgatattcaatatatatatatatatatatatatatatatatatatatatatatatatataaagaaaaattgaaagacaagtgaaatctaaaataaataatataatataatattttatgtttataaatataaatttacgCTGCAATTTCCACAATCCATATCACAACAATTGCAATATCCGCaatcgcaatttaaaaccatgattcTGACTGTTAAAATTCAAATACTTAAAAgtatgttttaaattttaaaatctaaaacCCCTTATAGCATATAaaaccttcatcttctctttGTGTTTTCTTTAAGTTTATCATTTTTGGATTCTatattgttgtgaattcaatgccacgaacaaagtataaaataagggatgaataaaggacaagaaagaagaggaaaacaagattggttataactgctattcttttattttctcttaaaacaagattacaagtttacaagaataacaaataacctctctcaccccaaattaggatttgcagcttagcaatgatgagagactagtatgctatttataagaaaacctAACAGactaactaatgggttttttccacaaggcccattacacaagccaacttaataaacaagctaacttaacaaattagggtttaaacactaaaacctaatttaacatgctaacgaccctagcatctttgacacaagcatgtgaacaaccttcgacttcatgcttaatcctgtcgaaccaagaagctacccttcgaccatactagagtttgatccaatatctcacaaatctccaccttggatctaactctacaacatcaagggaacaaactagctttcttcatgcagctttatcaactgcatacagtggaaaaacttgcagctcggcaatgtcttggtgatcatatcagcagcattgtcttcagtcgaaaccttcagcacttggacttctccacgctcgattactcctctgacgaaatgcagccttacatcaatgtgcttagttcgctcatgataggctgaattcttcgacaggtgtattgcactttgactatcacatttaacagtgatacctcgaccttgaagtttcagctccttcgcaaaaccttcaagccacaatgcttctttcacagcttcagttagggcaatatactccgcttcagtggttgatagagcaacaaccttctgatgtgttgctttccaactaatagcagtgccaaacatattgaaaacatatccagaaatagattttctggaatccatacaacctgcataatcagagtcgacatatccttctattactgctttactatcttcacccaaggctccaccataagtTAGGACTCTatttagagacccatttatgtaccttaaaatccacttcaatgcttgccagtgagcctttccaggattcgccatgtacctgcttacaagacttactgcgtatgctatgtcaggtctagtacagaccatagcatacatcaaagaaccgactatattagcatatgggatgctattcatataggctctttcgacatcagtactgggacactgatcaatactcagcttgaattgagggtttgttggagtcacaactggcttcgaattcgacataccaattttttcaagaatctttcgtagatatgcctcttgagataggcataaattcgacttctttctatctcttcgaatgtcaattccaagaatcctggaagcagctcccagatccttcatatcgaactccttattgagttcagccttcaccctcatcacatcttcgacaatgttgtttgctatgagaatatcatccacataaagcaacaaaataacaaatgaattaccaggtcgaaatctgaagtaaacacagttgtcgaactgacttctaatgaaacttatatgtgtcatgaacttgtcgaatctcctattccactgtcgaggagattgtttcagcccatacaaagatctctttaacttgcacacacaatcttccttccccttttcgacatacccttcaggttgcctcatcaggatcgtttcatctagatcaccatacaagaacgcagttttcacatccatctgttccagttcaagatcaaactgtgccaccatggcaagcaacattcgaatggacctatgcttcacaacaggagaaaacacatcattgaagtcgacaccttctttctgagtgaaaccccttgcaactaaccttgccttgtatcttttcgacgtcactccttcaataccttccttaactttgaaaatccatttacagctgactaaccttgccccagcaggtttcttgatcagttcccaagtatgattatcatgaagatatttcatctcatcatccatggctttcagccattcagtcttatttcgactcctcataacttccttgtagtctctaggttcttcgtctagaacctcacttgcagagattaaggcataagctataagatctgcatacccaagtctctgaggtgccttgatgactcttcttgacctatctctcgacaataggtagtcatcgtcagtttcctcaacttcctcagcatcttctgcttcttctttgacttcatcagggatatgcaattcagcatcaacatgctccacctcaacaggaatctctacctgttccagctcttcgtcagatgtttctgtacttcgaccaacatcatcaattttcttaaaagccatttcagcttcattgaaaactacatctcgactggtgatacacctcatgtgacctggctctagtcaccatagcctataagctttgactcctttagggtatcccatgaacatgcatttcagagctctaggttcgaccttgtcatgcctaatgtgagcataggctacgcagccaaatactctcagtttgtcgagatctggtggatgtcccgaccaaacttcttaaggtgtcttcatatctaacgttgtcaaaggacatctgtttatcagatatgttgctgccgaa encodes:
- the LOC131620546 gene encoding protein PSK SIMULATOR 1-like, which encodes MKGETVNMTWLGGIWPVSRGSDEKDGVGIMSFEVAGLMSKVVNFWHSLSDNEVMNLREWIVNSVGVKMLVSDDEYFLMELTWNEILNNFQSLTQSVARLGKRCKDPIYQSYESFVHNPFENYAQWSGWEYRWKKMERKVKKMERFVASMSLLSQEIEVLAECEQTLRRMKLNRYRDVVNKTKLIEFEKKVVWQRQQVQNIRDLSPWSKSYDYVVRLLARSLFTILERIILVFGNSHLPIENQQNDSSTTMNNSINRLGRNHSFPALNVMQSSVHPSETNLNEYSSGPIGRKNKIKKKKKEQQLLHSQDSYERLLPLEGKQLKYIGSFKGCILVRNDSHGGSTRKNIDVNAKSVVDKPSLFHRTRVYIKLSLKEKLKPVPSTLGDAGLALHYANVIVLIEKIVSSPRANKINLRMRDDLYDKLPTTIRTALRGKLKWYATVKSDNLEVEWNVVVTQILEWLGPLANNMVKWHCERNFEKEHTCLKANVLLVQTLYFANQTKTEAAIVELLVGLHYVCRIDRKVYRSLKKELVV